The following nucleotide sequence is from Fusarium graminearum PH-1 chromosome 1, whole genome shotgun sequence.
AAGTAATCGCTCTTTGATTCAATGGAGAAGTCTTCTTCGATGGGTTCTCGGTATATGTCAGCCTTGTCATAGAGGCCCAAATCAATATCCTTGGTGTCTTGAAATAGAAAGTGATCGATGTTCATATGTCCGTAGACAGCGCCTGTGACGACGTCGCGGTACTGCTTGAGCCACAGTGTGTACTTCTGCCAGCAAGTTTCATCCCAGTTTTGCTTGTTCCGTGTTCGAGCAGGAGGAACATGACCAACCAGAATGGCTTTCATTCCACGGTCACGCAAACGTTGCAGCTGAACGCTTAGCCATTCCATATGCTTGAACCCAGGTTCCGAGGGGATGGCGCAACCATCGACCCCGGCATTTCGATCAAAGAAGTacatggtgttgagactGAGAACAGACAGTTTATTGGGAAtaacctcaacctcgaacCAGccaccaaaaccaaaagAGTGGCGCTGCTGTTCGGGAATGAAGCGACGCCATATGCTGCTGTAGGATTGTAGCCATTTGTTTGGTCCTGCATAGAAAATGTTGTGGGGAAGAAAATCGTTGTTGCCAAATGTTGGGATGACGGGAATGGTCAGCACACCATCATCGGAGAATGTCTTGACGACCTTTTTGGCGACCCTTCTGTTCATCTCCAGCACCTGGCTAGCGCTTCGCGGTCGCTTCTCATCGCTATCATGACGGGCGGTATCGCCAGTCCACACAACAAAGTCGATGTCGTCCTTTACGTGATTCCGTATCCAGTCCAGTGTTGAATTGACGAGTTCGAGTGGAGAGTCGCAATCGGTGGTTTCAGCGCCATATATACCAGCAGGGCCCTCTCCGCGGTGGCAGGCAATGCCTTGGGCTGTTGATGCATGCGCCTTGTAGAATTCATCGGGGTGAAAATCTAAGGGTTGTAGCTGTCAGTAAGTGGGCTTGGCCGCAGTGAATGCAACCTTGGGGTACCAGCAGTTCGTCCGATGTGTATGCAGTGCCCCCAAAGCTTGTTTCAGTGGCTTGTGACATACCTGTTATGTGCAGAAATTTTCCGTTCAACTTACGACTTGATTGTTGAACATGCggtgtggttgttgaagaatcGCGTGCCCCTGTGATGGCATCGAGAACTTTTTGCCCAGCGTCGAAAATTGGCGATGGAGAGACGCTAGGGAAGAGTAGGGCGGCTGCCACGAGCAGTCGGGCGCCTGTGGGTGTCATTCTGAGTGCTCTCTCAGTCGTACTCTATGTATTTGTATGTTGCGTGAGGAATTTGAGGTTTTGCGGTTGAAATTCGATACAAAGACGAAGCTGAAAGTGAGGCTGATTGGTGTGAGGTGAAGTGTGGTAACGGCAACGGTTAAGGGTGTGAGGTCATTCCAAGTCAAATCTTGTAAACTTTCAAGTGGACCCTGTTGAGGCAACGAGACGTGATTGGAGCCTGCTATTCGACGCGTTAATTGATGAAGACAAAAGCTTTTCTATCTGGTAAAGCAAAAGAAGGAtaatgaaaagaaagaaaagacgTCAATGAAGGAACTAATTTCAAGAAAACCAGCCTACCTGAGCTATGATTAATATGTGAGGATCCACTCCCTATAAGATCGAGACGCCAAGACAGGCTGACCGAGTGTGCGTACTATGTGCCATGACAGGCAAGAGGCGTGGGAGAAGGCAAGTTTAAATACTAGGACATGGATTTAGCAAGAGCAATAATGGGATTCAGTGAATTCCATTTTACTGCATGTATTTTCTCCTCTATTGTCGTGTGTACAACTTTGAGACGCCTGGTGATGTCGAAATTCGTCCAATCTTGGGTGGCAGGGGCTACACGTGTAGTACGAGAGAATGGACGATTGGAAGGAGCAGATCAACGCCGAAACAGCACTTACCTTTTACTTTGATTCCAACATATAATTATGTAGCGTGATATAGTAATAGTTAATGACCGCGTGCTATAATAAAACATATGCACTTgattctttttcttgttcatGTTGATATATTCCTCATCCTATATAACTGCAATTATCATCTCAACTTCATTTCAGGGTCCTGGATGCAGCCTCGGGTCAGGTACATATCTACCTACGTAATGTAAGTGGGCAGGTAGCAGAGCAGCATGCAGACGACACAGGAGTTGGAACTGGACCCAGAGCTGGAGCCATGCGCCATGCATGCTATCAGGGTTCTTTCTGCAAATCTTCAGGGCTCAAGCTGACTGGGCAGTTGAATCGATTTTGCGGGACCTCATGAGGCCTGTTTTCTGTACCTCGTGGACGATCTATCACGACCGATTTTAAAGAGTCATGTACATAATCGACCAAATCTCTCCTGGTTAGGAGTACTAAATATTCGTATATTAGTTCTATTTATCTACTAGTTACTCTGGCTAGAA
It contains:
- a CDS encoding endopolyphosphatase; this translates as MTPTGARLLVAAALLFPSVSPSPIFDAGQKVLDAITGARDSSTTTPHVQQSSRKLNGKFLHITDFHPDEFYKAHASTAQGIACHRGEGPAGIYGAETTDCDSPLELVNSTLDWIRNHVKDDIDFVVWTGDTARHDSDEKRPRSASQVLEMNRRVAKKVVKTFSDDGVLTIPVIPTFGNNDFLPHNIFYAGPNKWLQSYSSIWRRFIPEQQRHSFGFGGWFEVEVIPNKLSVLSLNTMYFFDRNAGVDGCAIPSEPGFKHMEWLSVQLQRLRDRGMKAILVGHVPPARTRNKQNWDETCWQKYTLWLKQYRDVVTGAVYGHMNIDHFLFQDTKDIDLGLYDKADIYREPIEEDFSIESKSDYLMDLRKSWSNLPGEAAKAMGEDLNDDDDDIYTQDDEVDDMRNRKKGKGKKGKKKKGHGNIGGKYGERYQVSLVSPSVVPNYLPTIRIIEYDITGLENTPVWTDSFDVRTEAEEEVLPSFFEEEDNETHLELKRDFEAERRHRKNRSRKSRKGNKGRKGRKGKKRPKNPELVVPEDPPKGSLPGPAYSRQPFTFLGYTQYFANLTYINNDMTDLTETSKWRDGDFSDEVPSHDKPRPKKFNYEVEYSTFTDKIFKLPDLTVRSYLRLASRIAKRKEKKGKGKLVEEYNEDFEDDSDDDDDVSDLPEYDDDNDDEEPESDFDSTRKGKKKNNKRRKSNKVWKHFLREAFVSTIPEKKLKKWSRG